Proteins encoded within one genomic window of Rubrobacter aplysinae:
- the dhaM gene encoding dihydroxyacetone kinase phosphoryl donor subunit DhaM, with protein sequence MAVGMVLISHSKQVAEGTVELVRQMAGDVSLAAVGGDAEGGTGTDPDAIRQAVEGLQAREILLFMDLGSAVMSAETVLEMLDEDLKSRVHLVDAPFVEGAFSAGVVASSGAGAEECLEAAEEARTVSKLH encoded by the coding sequence GTGGCAGTCGGAATGGTTTTGATCTCGCACAGCAAGCAGGTCGCCGAGGGTACCGTGGAGCTCGTACGCCAGATGGCTGGAGACGTCTCCCTGGCCGCTGTCGGCGGCGACGCGGAGGGCGGTACCGGCACCGACCCGGACGCTATCCGCCAGGCCGTCGAGGGCCTCCAGGCCCGGGAGATACTGTTGTTCATGGACCTCGGCAGCGCCGTCATGTCAGCGGAGACCGTGCTCGAGATGCTGGACGAAGACTTGAAGAGCCGGGTACACCTCGTAGACGCGCCCTTTGTCGAGGGGGCATTCTCTGCCGGGGTGGTCGCCTCCTCCGGCGCCGGTGCCGAGGAGTGCCTGGAGGCCGCAGAGGAGGCCCGCACCGTCTCCAAGCTCCACTAA